A genomic region of Raphanus sativus cultivar WK10039 chromosome 6, ASM80110v3, whole genome shotgun sequence contains the following coding sequences:
- the LOC108806554 gene encoding pentatricopeptide repeat-containing protein At2g37320, with translation MRCDTAYSDDAVVTDIIFAGKEEFGNGARDRAGGETTSDFSVWFCMKLGYGPCVIVSKCLIHSEVKCRNRQDLLSFMSCLRKYHSRVRSLNRVIANDASEVERRARALRVLDIISSKPGGASDRRNDLGTVKEFLRTDSKHLKDDLPLSRTKYGVSSVLEEVLLEDSASLKCSFDAYGLSSAVRSCGSGRDFRTGYGFHCLALKSGFTSDVYVGSSLVVLYRDSGELDNAHKVFVEMPEKNVVSWTAMISGFAQEWRVDICLKLYSKMRDSTSEQPNDYTFTALLSACTGSGALGQGRSVHCQTLKTGFKSCLHISNALISMYCKCGDLKDAFRVFDQFVNKDVVSWNSMIAGYAQHGLATQAIELFEVVMPKTGTKPDAITYLGVLSSCRHAGMVKEGRKFFNLMVERGVEPQLSHYSCLIDLLGRFGLLQEALEMIENMPMEPNAVIWGSLLFSCRVHGDVWTGIRAAEERLILEPECAATHVQLANLYASVRYYKEAAMVRKAMKDKGLKTNPGCSWVEIDNDVFMFKAEDGSNCRMLEIVRVLRCLVEHMELL, from the exons ATGAGATGCGACACCGCATACAGTGACGATGCAGTGGTGACTGATATCATATTCGCCGGGAAGGAAGAGTTTGGAAACGGAGCTAGAGATCGAGCCGGCGGCGAAACTACATCAGATTTCTCTGTCTGGTTTTGTATGAAG TTGGGTTACGGCCCATGTGTAATCGTGTCTAAGTGTTTGATCCACAGTGAAGTGAAGTGTCGGAATCGACAGGACTTGCTGAGTTTCATGTCTTGTCTGAGAAAATATCATTCTCGAGTCCGTTCACTGAATCGTGTTATAGCGAACGACGCAAGCGAAGTCGAGAGACGAGCCCGCGCTCTGAGAGTTCTAGACATCATATCTTCGAAACCAGGTGGAGCTTCGGATCGCCGGAACGATCTTGGAACCGTTAAGGAGTTTCTGCGAACAGATTCGAAGCATCTCAAAGATGATCTTCCCCTCTCAAGAACCAAATACGGAGTCTCAAGCGTTTTGGAAGAAGTTCTGCTCGAGGATTCCGCGAGTCTCAAGTGTAGTTTCGATGCTTACGGTTTGTCTTCCGCCGTGAGGTCTTGCGGGTCGGGTCGTGACTTTAGAACCGGTTATGGGTTTCATTGCTTAGCGTTAAAAAGTGGGTTTACCTCAGATGTGTACGTAGGAAGCTCTTTAGTCGTTTTGTACAGAGATTCTGGTGAGTTAGATAATGCGCATAAGGTGTTCGTCGAAATGCCTGAGAAGAACGTGGTTTCGTGGACGGCTATGATCTCAGGGTTTGCGCAGGAGTGGCGTGTGGATATCTGTTTGAAGCTTTACTCAAAGATGAGAGATTCAACCTCCGAACAACCGAATGATTATACCTTCACGGCTCTTTTGAGCGCTTGTACTGGAAGCGGGGCGTTAGGGCAAGGAAGAAGCGTTCATTGTCAGACACTTAAGACGGGGTTCAAGTCTTGTCTTCATATCTCAAACGCTCTCATCTCGATGTACTGTAAATGCGGAGACTTGAAGGATGCTTTCCGTGTCTTTGACCAGTTTGTTAACAAAGACGTCGTCTCTTGGAACTCTATGATTGCTGGCTACGCGCAGCATGGACTTGCGACGCAAGCAATCGAGCTTTTCGAAGTAGTGATGCCCAAAACCGGGACAAAGCCTGATGCAATCACGTACTTAGGAGTCCTGTCATCGTGCAGACACGCGGGTATGGTTAAAGAAGGAAGAAAGTTCTTCAATTTGATGGTGGAACGCGGGGTGGAACCACAACTCAGCCACTACTCTTGTCTTATAGATCTTCTCGGGAGGTTTGGTCTGTTGCAAGAAGCCTTGGAGATGATCGAAAACATGCCGATGGAACCAAACGCAGTCATATGGGgatctctgcttttctcttgccGTGTCCACGGAGATGTCTGGACGGGAATCAGAGCTGCGGAGGAACGGCTGATTCTTGAGCCTGAGTGTGCAGCCACGCATGTCCAGCTAGCGAATCTTTACGCTAGTGTCAGGTACTATAAAGAGGCGGCGATGGTGAGGAAAGCTATGAAAGATAAAGGACTGAAGACGAATCCAGGGTGTAGTTGGGTTGAGATTGATAACGATGTTTTCATGTTTAAAGCTGAAGATGGTAGCAACTGTAGAATGCTAGAGATTGTTCGTGTTCTTCGTTGTCTTGTAGAGCACATGGAACTACTCTAA
- the LOC108805834 gene encoding uncharacterized protein LOC108805834 isoform X1, with protein MSWLRSAVHKAVEVGGQNSLTRTVRGYAGSVVLTAGNAVSGGAKLIQDRIGSRNVKSFTLAVKRLEEVSVSSRGAERVQLLRRWLVALREIERILSSSSENNIDDQNSEEAKDSCTTQIYYVDPGLPGEPMTFRHVFLHSEALEGMVLSMILEAPKEEEVHLLQELFGLCLSGEKEVHEAVIQNVQDLAIVFSKYKDEVLAKREELLQYVQSAIGGLKISADLARIDTEAHDLMEKLDKTKVKVLEQASNEDCSKTAATNAASTEALREILEQVRTFSKLEALLLKKKSLKNGDSLQLHDEKVDKLKVLSESLLSSTSKAEDRIVDHRSQKEEALNFRLSKTTEVSQQEKDVEAELKNLEIMKDDLENELNRVNTSITSVRARLRNAREEREQFDNASNEILLHLKSKEDELTRSICSCRVEAEVVNKWIKFLEDTWIIQSKFDRQKEIQVSGEMERYGDHFIDLIVQLLSFYKEQLDPSLPKIRRVIENLEPSKGLEAEKKIDDKDAKPIDSRKQLEREYLDLEAKFVTTLSVVDAMKKPFYSQTEGISRKDDKRVKELFEALDKTKVEFESIERPLLDIESPARTSSSSSSRSPSLKTTLDTPLSDTAVPKKLADDDSDPDSKKGSSEKEDAAKNQLELELDDGEELLADEINDWEFDALDDTHFKNQ; from the exons ATGTCGTGGCTGAGATCGGCGGTGCACAAAGCAGTCGAAGTCGGCGGGCAGAACAGTCTCACCCGCACCGTTCGCGGTTACGCCGGTTCCGTCGTCCTCACCGCCGGGAATGCCGTCTCCGGAGGGGCCAAACTGATCCAGGATCGCATC GGATCGAGGAACGTCAAGAGCTTTACTCTCGCGGTGAAGAGATTAGAAGAGGTCTCGGTTTCGTCCCGAGGCGCCGAGAGGGTGCAGTTGCTGAGGAGATGGCTTGTCGCTCTCAGAGAGATCGAGAGGATCTTGTCTTCGTCTTCCGAGAATAATATCGACGATCAGAATTCAGAAGAAGCCAAGGATTCTTGTACCACC CAGATTTATTACGTTGATCCTGGTCTTCCTGGTGAGCCAATGACTTTTAGACATGTGTTTCTTCACAGTGAGGCCCTTGAAGGCATGGTTTTATCTATG ATTCTGGAAgcaccaaaagaagaagaagtccaTCTGCTTCAGGAACTCTTTGG GCTCTGTTTGTCAGGAGAGAAGGAAGTTCACGAAGCAGTGATTCAAAATGTGCAGGACTTGGCGATTGTGTTTTCCAAATACAAGGATGAAGTTTTG gcAAAGCGTGAAGAACTGCTTCAATATGTCCAAAGTGCAATCGGAGGACTAAAAATCAGTGCTGATCTTGCAAG AATAGATACTGAAGCACATGATCTGATGGAGAAACTAGATAAGACCAAGGTCAAGGTTCTTGAGCAGGCTTCAAATGAAGATTGTTCAAAAACCGCTGCAACCAATGCTGCATCAACCGAG GCTCTCCGAGAAATTCTTGAGCAAGTTCGCACGTTTTCGAAGCTAGAAGCACTCTTGCTGAAGAAAAAATCATTGAAAAATGGTGATTCTCTTCAACTTCACGATGAGAAG GTTGACAAACTCAAAGTTCTGTCAGAATCTTTACTCAGTTCTACCTCTAAAGCTGAAGACAGAATCGTGGATCATAG AAGTCAGAAAGAAGAAGCTCTTAATTTCCGACTTTCCAAAACTACTGAAGTCAGCCAGCAGGAGAAG GATGTAGAGGCGGAATTAAAAAATCTTGAGATTATGAAGGATGATCTTGAAAATGAACTGAACAGG GTCAACACCTCAATAACATCTGTCCGGGCTCGTCTTCGCAATGCCAGAGAAGAAAGAGAGCAGTTTGATAATGCAAGTAATGAAATTCTTTTGCACCTGAAGTCAAAG GAAGACGAGCTAACTCGTTCAATATGTTCATGCCGAGTAGAGGCGGAAGTTGTGAATAAGTGGATCAAATTTTTAGAAGATACCTGGATTATCCAGTCTAAATTTGATCGACAAAAGGAAATACAAGTGAG TGGGGAGATGGAGAGATATGGTGACCATTTCATCGACCTGATTGTTCAACTCCTCTCTTTCTACAAG GAACAGTTGGATCCTTCTTTACCCAAGATCCGAAGAGTTATTGAGAATTTGGAACCAAGTAAAGG GTTAGAAGCAGAGAAAAAGATAGACGATAAGGATGCAAAGCCAATTGATTCTAGAAAACAGCTTGAGAGGGAGTATCTGGACCTCGAAGCTAAG TTTGTAACAACACTAAGTGTGGTGGATGCCATGAAAAAGCCATTCTATTCACAGACGGAAGGTATCTCCAG GAAAGACGATAAAAGAGTAAAAGAACTATTCGAGGCATTGGACAAAACAAAAGTGGAGTTTGAGTCTATCGAACGTCCGCTTCTAGATATAGAATCTCCTGCGagaacatcttcttcttcttcttcacgcTCACCGTCCCTGAAGACGACGCTCGACACTCCGCTTTCGGACACAGCAGTTCCGAAAAAACTTGCTGATGATGATTCTGATCCAGACAGTAAAAAAGGGTCTTCAGAGAAAGAAGACGCGGCAAAGAATCAGCTGGAGTTGGAACTGGACGATGGAGAAGAGCTCTTGGCGGATGAAATCAATGATTGGGAATTCGATGCTCTTGATGACACTCACTTCAAAAACCAATAG
- the LOC108805835 gene encoding probable membrane-associated kinase regulator 3, translating to MNLHGPESRTQAMSSDCDDDYIDMEINLSSSSSSRFISFAVTSSPPHSREFEFQMCSSALASGESTTSPADELFYKGQLLPLHLPPRLQMVQKLLAASVVSTPISPRAAVSSPRRFSSSEIDVVSGQEEHCYIEISTELKRFIESNDGKSWSKKIKQSSIRQKLKASRAYIRSLFSRPGCSDSSEIHPKFKSETTLKKKKNPFAKTESLSSKNPPLIHRRSFSGVIQRQSQPKCSSSSSSTSSSSASSLSSSFSFGSNGSLDLQTLMRSSNASSENSIEGAIEHCKQSFTNRKSNVGGSENSSSRTSVSTCADVEKG from the coding sequence ATGAATTTGCATGGACCTGAATCGAGAACACAAGCTATGTCCAGCGATTGCGACGACGATTACATAGACATGGAGATCaacctctcctcctcctcttcttctcgcTTCATCAGCTTCGCCGTCACATCCTCTCCTCCGCACAGCAGAGAGTTCGAGTTCCAAATGTGCTCCTCCGCCTTAGCTTCCGGCGAGTCCACCACATCTCCCGCCGACGAGCTCTTCTACAAAGGCCAGCTCCTCCCTCTCCACCTCCCTCCTCGTCTCCAAATGGTCCAAAAGCTTCTCGCCGCCTCCGTAGTATCCACTCCCATCTCCCCACGCGCCGCCGTATCCTCGCCGAGGAGGTTCAGCAGCAGCGAGATCGACGTAGTGAGCGGGCAAGAGGAGCACTGTTACATCGAGATTTCAACGGAGCTGAAGAGATTCATCGAGAGCAACGATGGAAAGAGCTGGAGCAAGAAGATCAAACAGTCATCGATCAGACAAAAGCTCAAAGCTTCACGCGCTTACATAAGATCTCTCTTCTCGAGACCAGGATGCTCCGATTCATCAGAGATCCACCCGAAATTCAAATCCGAAACAACCCTCAAGAAAAAGAAGAACCCTTTTGCGAAAACAGAGTCTTTAAGCAGCAAGAACCCTCCATTGATTCATAGGAGATCGTTCTCCGGAGTGATACAGAGACAGTCTCAGCCAaagtgttcttcttcttcttcttctacatcCTCCTCTTCGGCGTCTTCGCTTTCGTCTTCGTTTAGTTTTGGATCAAACGGGTCTTTGGATCTGCAGACGCTGATGAGAAGCAGCAACGCGAGCTCGGAGAACTCCATTGAAGGAGCTATTGAGCATTGTAAGCAGTCGTTTACTAATAGGAAGAGCAATGTGGGCGGATCTGAGAACTCTTCTTCGAGAACATCTGTTTCTACTTGTGCTGACGTTGAAAAAGGTTGA
- the LOC108805834 gene encoding uncharacterized protein LOC108805834 isoform X2 — protein MSWLRSAVHKAVEVGGQNSLTRTVRGYAGSVVLTAGNAVSGGAKLIQDRIGSRNVKSFTLAVKRLEEVSVSSRGAERVQLLRRWLVALREIERILSSSSENNIDDQNSEEAKDSCTTIYYVDPGLPGEPMTFRHVFLHSEALEGMVLSMILEAPKEEEVHLLQELFGLCLSGEKEVHEAVIQNVQDLAIVFSKYKDEVLAKREELLQYVQSAIGGLKISADLARIDTEAHDLMEKLDKTKVKVLEQASNEDCSKTAATNAASTEALREILEQVRTFSKLEALLLKKKSLKNGDSLQLHDEKVDKLKVLSESLLSSTSKAEDRIVDHRSQKEEALNFRLSKTTEVSQQEKDVEAELKNLEIMKDDLENELNRVNTSITSVRARLRNAREEREQFDNASNEILLHLKSKEDELTRSICSCRVEAEVVNKWIKFLEDTWIIQSKFDRQKEIQVSGEMERYGDHFIDLIVQLLSFYKEQLDPSLPKIRRVIENLEPSKGLEAEKKIDDKDAKPIDSRKQLEREYLDLEAKFVTTLSVVDAMKKPFYSQTEGISRKDDKRVKELFEALDKTKVEFESIERPLLDIESPARTSSSSSSRSPSLKTTLDTPLSDTAVPKKLADDDSDPDSKKGSSEKEDAAKNQLELELDDGEELLADEINDWEFDALDDTHFKNQ, from the exons ATGTCGTGGCTGAGATCGGCGGTGCACAAAGCAGTCGAAGTCGGCGGGCAGAACAGTCTCACCCGCACCGTTCGCGGTTACGCCGGTTCCGTCGTCCTCACCGCCGGGAATGCCGTCTCCGGAGGGGCCAAACTGATCCAGGATCGCATC GGATCGAGGAACGTCAAGAGCTTTACTCTCGCGGTGAAGAGATTAGAAGAGGTCTCGGTTTCGTCCCGAGGCGCCGAGAGGGTGCAGTTGCTGAGGAGATGGCTTGTCGCTCTCAGAGAGATCGAGAGGATCTTGTCTTCGTCTTCCGAGAATAATATCGACGATCAGAATTCAGAAGAAGCCAAGGATTCTTGTACCACC ATTTATTACGTTGATCCTGGTCTTCCTGGTGAGCCAATGACTTTTAGACATGTGTTTCTTCACAGTGAGGCCCTTGAAGGCATGGTTTTATCTATG ATTCTGGAAgcaccaaaagaagaagaagtccaTCTGCTTCAGGAACTCTTTGG GCTCTGTTTGTCAGGAGAGAAGGAAGTTCACGAAGCAGTGATTCAAAATGTGCAGGACTTGGCGATTGTGTTTTCCAAATACAAGGATGAAGTTTTG gcAAAGCGTGAAGAACTGCTTCAATATGTCCAAAGTGCAATCGGAGGACTAAAAATCAGTGCTGATCTTGCAAG AATAGATACTGAAGCACATGATCTGATGGAGAAACTAGATAAGACCAAGGTCAAGGTTCTTGAGCAGGCTTCAAATGAAGATTGTTCAAAAACCGCTGCAACCAATGCTGCATCAACCGAG GCTCTCCGAGAAATTCTTGAGCAAGTTCGCACGTTTTCGAAGCTAGAAGCACTCTTGCTGAAGAAAAAATCATTGAAAAATGGTGATTCTCTTCAACTTCACGATGAGAAG GTTGACAAACTCAAAGTTCTGTCAGAATCTTTACTCAGTTCTACCTCTAAAGCTGAAGACAGAATCGTGGATCATAG AAGTCAGAAAGAAGAAGCTCTTAATTTCCGACTTTCCAAAACTACTGAAGTCAGCCAGCAGGAGAAG GATGTAGAGGCGGAATTAAAAAATCTTGAGATTATGAAGGATGATCTTGAAAATGAACTGAACAGG GTCAACACCTCAATAACATCTGTCCGGGCTCGTCTTCGCAATGCCAGAGAAGAAAGAGAGCAGTTTGATAATGCAAGTAATGAAATTCTTTTGCACCTGAAGTCAAAG GAAGACGAGCTAACTCGTTCAATATGTTCATGCCGAGTAGAGGCGGAAGTTGTGAATAAGTGGATCAAATTTTTAGAAGATACCTGGATTATCCAGTCTAAATTTGATCGACAAAAGGAAATACAAGTGAG TGGGGAGATGGAGAGATATGGTGACCATTTCATCGACCTGATTGTTCAACTCCTCTCTTTCTACAAG GAACAGTTGGATCCTTCTTTACCCAAGATCCGAAGAGTTATTGAGAATTTGGAACCAAGTAAAGG GTTAGAAGCAGAGAAAAAGATAGACGATAAGGATGCAAAGCCAATTGATTCTAGAAAACAGCTTGAGAGGGAGTATCTGGACCTCGAAGCTAAG TTTGTAACAACACTAAGTGTGGTGGATGCCATGAAAAAGCCATTCTATTCACAGACGGAAGGTATCTCCAG GAAAGACGATAAAAGAGTAAAAGAACTATTCGAGGCATTGGACAAAACAAAAGTGGAGTTTGAGTCTATCGAACGTCCGCTTCTAGATATAGAATCTCCTGCGagaacatcttcttcttcttcttcacgcTCACCGTCCCTGAAGACGACGCTCGACACTCCGCTTTCGGACACAGCAGTTCCGAAAAAACTTGCTGATGATGATTCTGATCCAGACAGTAAAAAAGGGTCTTCAGAGAAAGAAGACGCGGCAAAGAATCAGCTGGAGTTGGAACTGGACGATGGAGAAGAGCTCTTGGCGGATGAAATCAATGATTGGGAATTCGATGCTCTTGATGACACTCACTTCAAAAACCAATAG
- the LOC108806555 gene encoding protein ALUMINUM SENSITIVE 3, protein MSGKCLLFLVPITCCPLLFPPPPLQRRQKKEKKSERERDMDLDWVAAFLNDYEWLIEYLKNMVKPAAALAVVLLAVALSYSQNLSLEGEMIYSVFRSFLQLSVIGFVLQFIFDQENAGWIVLAYLFMVFVAGYTAGQRAKHVPRGKYVAGVSILAGTGITMFLLVVLNVFPFTPRYMIPVAGMMVGNAMTVVGVTMKQLRDDIKMQLNLVETALALGATPRQATLQQVKRALVTSLSPVLDSCKTVGLISLPGAMTGMIMGGASPLEAIQLQIVVMNMIVGAATVSSIMCTYLCWPSFFTKAYQLQTHVFLS, encoded by the exons ATGAGTGGAAAGTGTCTGCTTTTTCTAGTCCCTATAACTTGTTGTCCACTATTATTCCCTCCACCACCACTACAAAGACgacaaaagaaggaaaaaaagagcgagagagagagagacatggaTTTAGACTGGGTAGCAGCTTTTCTCAACGACTACGAATGGTTGATCGAGTACCTCAAAAACATGGTGAAGCCAGCGGCGGCGCTCGCCGTCGTGCTTCTAGCCGTGGCTCTCTCCTACTCGCAGAACCTCTCTTTGGAAGGAGAAATGATCTACTCTGTTTTCAGATCGTTTCTTCAGCTCTCTGTCATCGGTTTCGTTCTTCAGTTCATCTTCGACCAAGAAAACGCAGGCTGGATCGTCCTCGCTTATCTCTTCATGGTCTTCGTCGCTGGTTACACCGCCGGACAACGTGCCAAGCACGTGCCACGTGGTAAGTACGTGGCCGGGGTATCTATCCTCGCCGGAACAGGTATAACAATGTTCCTGCTCGTTGTCCTCAACGTCTTTCCTTTCACTCCGAGGTATATGATCCCTGTGGCGGGGATGATGGTCGGAAATGCCATGACGGTCGTAGGCGTTACAATGAAACAGCTACGAGATGACATCAAAATGCAGCTAAACCTG GTGGAAACGGCTTTGGCACTAGGAGCAACACCACGACAAGCGACACTGCAACAGGTGAAGAGAGCTTTGGTGACATCTCTATCTCCGGTTTTGGATAGCTGCAAAACCGTTGGTTTGATCTCTCTACCAGGGGCCATGACGGGTATGATAATGGGTGGCGCGTCGCCTCTTGAAGCTATTCAGCTACAGATAGTTGTCATGAACATGATTGTTGGAGCAGCCACGGTTAGTAGTATCATGTGTACGTATCTTTGTTGGCCATCTTTTTTCACTAAAGCTTACCAGTTGCAAACTCATGTCTTCTTAAGTTGA